Proteins encoded within one genomic window of Ottowia sp. SB7-C50:
- a CDS encoding tripartite tricarboxylate transporter substrate binding protein, translating into MNKRQLIRSATALACAALAAGLVQAQDFPPKKPVTMVVGFAAGGAADAAARLIAKKLGENVGQTVVVDNKGGAGGNIAHQFTAKGPADGSLLLFGSIGPLTIAPHLMKVGYDPFKDLAPVSGGVNFPNVLVVHKGVGAKTLAEFVALSKKPGAKVEFASTGAGSASHLAGELFNQQAKIDMVHVPYKGGAPALQDLLGERIASYFAAPPTAMPHVEAGKLIPLATTGPKRPAYLPNIPTVAESGYPGFEALNWYAFVAPGKTPAPILDRWNVEIVKVLNDPEVKKALEAHGLTPQPTTRAELTTFMKKEDAKWSAIVKERNIKAN; encoded by the coding sequence ATGAACAAGCGACAACTGATCCGCAGCGCCACTGCCCTGGCCTGCGCCGCACTGGCCGCTGGCCTGGTGCAGGCGCAGGACTTTCCGCCCAAGAAGCCGGTCACGATGGTGGTCGGCTTTGCCGCCGGCGGCGCGGCCGACGCCGCGGCGCGCCTGATCGCCAAGAAGCTGGGCGAGAACGTGGGCCAGACCGTGGTGGTCGACAACAAGGGCGGCGCCGGCGGCAACATCGCGCACCAGTTCACCGCCAAGGGGCCGGCCGATGGCTCGCTGTTGCTGTTCGGCTCCATCGGTCCGCTGACCATCGCGCCGCACCTGATGAAAGTGGGCTACGACCCGTTCAAGGACCTGGCGCCGGTCTCGGGCGGCGTCAACTTCCCGAACGTGCTGGTGGTGCACAAGGGTGTGGGCGCCAAGACGCTGGCCGAGTTCGTCGCGCTGTCCAAGAAGCCAGGCGCCAAGGTCGAATTTGCCTCCACCGGCGCCGGTTCGGCCTCGCACCTGGCGGGCGAGCTGTTCAACCAGCAGGCCAAGATCGACATGGTGCACGTGCCCTACAAGGGCGGCGCGCCGGCGCTGCAGGATTTGCTGGGCGAGCGCATCGCGTCCTACTTTGCCGCGCCGCCCACCGCCATGCCGCACGTCGAGGCCGGCAAGCTGATTCCGCTGGCCACCACGGGCCCGAAGCGCCCGGCCTACCTGCCGAACATTCCCACGGTGGCCGAGTCGGGCTACCCCGGCTTCGAGGCGCTCAACTGGTACGCCTTCGTCGCGCCCGGCAAGACGCCGGCGCCGATCCTCGACCGCTGGAACGTCGAGATCGTCAAGGTGCTGAACGACCCCGAAGTGAAGAAGGCACTCGAAGCCCACGGCCTGACGCCGCAGCCCACCACGCGTGCCGAGCTGACCACCTTCATGAAGAAGGAAGACGCCAAGTGGTCGGCCATCGTGAAAGAACGCAACATCAAGGCGAACTGA
- a CDS encoding YeeE/YedE thiosulfate transporter family protein has translation MNTLADSPLTVAAARTRRVWSKRWPIAVAVLALFGWLLWTVSARQALLLLVGVGLGWALAAARFGFTTGWRHLIEQKDPSGVYGQILLLAVLAALSMPLLAHFPETQAALGPPSVSLLVGAFVFGLAMQISDGCGSGTLYKAGLGVPLNMAILPLFALGSFAGSVHLNGWLALGALQPVGLVQQWGAGTALVATLAALAVVAVGVGRWSGQRFSFRSMPRRWVWGALAMAVFAALNLLIAGQPWGVVYGFGLWGAKAATALGLFDPAANAFWSDPGHAERLHQTLLLDVTSITNIGILAGALWVAPKRPQDARPLTGAQWAVGLLAGFVLGYSSRLAFGCNVGAMVSGISTGSLHGWIWVPMAFMGTLIGVRVRRRLDF, from the coding sequence ATGAACACGCTGGCCGATTCCCCCCTGACCGTGGCGGCGGCACGCACGCGGCGCGTGTGGTCCAAGCGCTGGCCGATCGCGGTGGCGGTGCTGGCGCTGTTCGGCTGGCTGCTGTGGACGGTGTCGGCGCGCCAGGCGCTGCTGCTGCTGGTGGGCGTGGGGCTGGGCTGGGCGCTGGCGGCGGCGCGCTTCGGCTTCACCACCGGCTGGCGCCACCTGATCGAGCAGAAAGACCCGTCGGGCGTGTACGGTCAGATCCTGCTGCTGGCGGTGCTGGCGGCGCTGTCGATGCCGCTGCTGGCGCACTTCCCCGAGACGCAGGCGGCGCTCGGGCCGCCCTCGGTCAGCCTGCTGGTGGGCGCTTTCGTGTTCGGGCTGGCGATGCAGATCTCGGACGGCTGCGGCTCGGGCACGCTGTACAAGGCGGGGCTGGGCGTGCCGCTGAACATGGCCATCCTGCCGCTGTTCGCGCTGGGCAGCTTTGCCGGGTCGGTGCACCTGAACGGCTGGCTGGCGCTGGGCGCGCTGCAGCCGGTGGGCCTGGTGCAGCAATGGGGCGCGGGCACCGCGCTGGTGGCCACGCTGGCGGCGCTGGCCGTGGTGGCCGTGGGCGTCGGCCGGTGGAGCGGCCAGCGCTTCAGTTTCAGGAGCATGCCGCGGCGCTGGGTCTGGGGCGCGCTGGCCATGGCCGTGTTTGCGGCGCTCAACCTGCTGATTGCCGGGCAGCCGTGGGGCGTGGTGTACGGCTTTGGCCTGTGGGGTGCCAAGGCGGCCACGGCGCTGGGCCTGTTCGACCCCGCCGCCAACGCCTTCTGGTCCGACCCCGGCCACGCCGAGCGCCTGCACCAGACGCTGCTGCTGGACGTGACCAGCATCACCAACATCGGCATTCTGGCCGGCGCGCTGTGGGTAGCGCCCAAGCGCCCGCAGGACGCGCGGCCGCTGACCGGCGCGCAGTGGGCGGTCGGGCTGCTGGCCGGCTTCGTGCTGGGCTACAGCTCGCGCCTGGCCTTTGGCTGCAACGTGGGCGCCATGGTCAGCGGCATCAGCACCGGCAGCCTGCACGGCTGGATCTGGGTGCCGATGGCCTTCATGGGCACCCTGATCGGCGTGCGCGTGCGCCGCCGGCTGGACTTTTAA
- a CDS encoding sulfurtransferase yields MRRSIKILLLWLGGLLLAAPGWAAPPLVSPAELQALRAAGQVRIIDTREEAAYALQHVPDAVSAPYGRWRGPATNPGLVPPLPELTALVQSLGLTPEQRTVLVYTGTDSSDFATAARAYWTLKSLGVRELSILNGGLNAWRAAGLPVSNQPAVAPRSAWQPRFNPQWLATRSEVRQLLGNGQAVLVDSRPAPFFQGKVGHDAAKARGTLPGAVNLDSDLYFELGSAVLLDKASLAAEADAAHAAPGQTVVTFCNAGHWSATDWFVRSELLGEKNVKLYPGSIIDWSQAPEPLPMANEPPRLDKLRHMLATWAQRNLTFKTP; encoded by the coding sequence ATGCGGCGTTCGATCAAGATTCTTCTTCTGTGGCTGGGCGGCCTGCTGCTGGCGGCGCCTGGCTGGGCCGCGCCGCCGCTGGTGTCGCCGGCCGAACTGCAGGCGCTGCGCGCCGCCGGGCAGGTGCGCATCATCGACACCCGCGAGGAAGCGGCCTACGCCCTGCAGCACGTGCCGGACGCGGTGTCGGCGCCCTACGGCCGCTGGCGCGGGCCGGCCACCAACCCCGGGCTGGTGCCGCCGCTGCCCGAACTGACGGCGCTGGTGCAGTCGCTGGGGCTGACGCCGGAGCAGCGCACCGTGCTGGTCTACACCGGCACCGATTCGAGCGACTTTGCCACCGCCGCGCGCGCCTACTGGACGCTCAAGAGCCTGGGCGTGCGCGAGCTGTCGATCCTGAACGGCGGGCTGAACGCGTGGCGCGCGGCGGGGCTGCCGGTCAGCAACCAGCCGGCCGTGGCGCCGCGCAGCGCCTGGCAACCGCGCTTCAACCCGCAGTGGCTGGCCACGCGCTCAGAAGTGCGGCAGCTGCTGGGCAACGGCCAGGCGGTGCTGGTCGATTCGAGGCCGGCGCCGTTCTTTCAGGGCAAGGTCGGGCACGACGCGGCCAAGGCGCGCGGCACGCTGCCGGGCGCCGTCAACCTGGACAGCGACCTCTACTTCGAACTGGGCAGCGCCGTGCTGCTCGACAAGGCGAGCTTGGCCGCCGAGGCCGACGCCGCCCACGCCGCGCCCGGCCAGACAGTGGTGACCTTCTGCAACGCCGGACACTGGAGCGCCACCGACTGGTTCGTGCGCTCCGAGCTGCTGGGCGAAAAGAACGTCAAGCTCTACCCCGGCTCCATCATCGACTGGAGCCAGGCGCCCGAGCCGCTGCCCATGGCCAACGAGCCGCCCCGGCTGGACAAGCTGCGCCACATGCTGGCGACCTGGGCGCAACGCAATCTCACCTTCAAGACGCCATGA
- a CDS encoding M48 family metallopeptidase: MSPRRFSFTALAAAALLAAGCASTTSGSVATDGRGRSQLLLVSQEQVVQQSLQYYDQQNQKARAQGKLVTSGAEWSRVNAVMQRLVPQVAAFRPDAARWPWQLVLIDEDTINAHVMAGGKITFYTGILRKLRLTDDEIAAIMGHEMAHALREHTREKMSQSAAGDVALALGGALLGVGEGAVQLAGLGKQLALDLPFSRNMESEADLYGLELAARAGYDPRAAITLWEKMAQAGGSGGPSFLSTHPNAGNRMAALQAAMPRVMPIYEQARARR; this comes from the coding sequence ATGTCCCCACGCCGTTTTTCCTTCACCGCCCTGGCCGCCGCCGCCTTGCTGGCCGCCGGTTGCGCCAGCACCACCAGCGGCAGCGTCGCCACCGATGGCCGTGGCCGCTCGCAATTGCTGCTGGTGTCGCAGGAGCAGGTGGTGCAGCAGTCGCTGCAGTATTACGACCAGCAGAACCAGAAGGCGCGCGCCCAGGGCAAGCTGGTGACCAGCGGCGCCGAATGGAGCCGGGTCAACGCCGTGATGCAGCGCCTGGTGCCGCAGGTGGCCGCGTTCCGCCCCGACGCCGCGCGCTGGCCGTGGCAGCTGGTGCTGATCGACGAAGACACCATCAACGCCCACGTCATGGCGGGCGGCAAGATCACCTTCTACACCGGCATCCTGCGCAAGCTGCGGCTGACCGACGACGAGATCGCCGCCATCATGGGCCACGAGATGGCGCATGCGTTGCGCGAGCACACGCGCGAGAAGATGTCGCAAAGCGCCGCCGGCGACGTGGCGCTGGCCCTCGGCGGCGCGCTGCTGGGCGTGGGCGAAGGCGCGGTGCAGCTGGCCGGGCTGGGCAAGCAGCTGGCGCTGGACCTGCCGTTTTCGCGCAACATGGAAAGCGAAGCCGACCTGTACGGGCTGGAGCTGGCCGCGCGCGCCGGCTACGACCCGCGCGCCGCCATCACGCTGTGGGAAAAGATGGCGCAGGCCGGCGGCAGCGGCGGCCCGAGCTTCCTGTCCACCCACCCCAACGCCGGCAACCGCATGGCCGCGCTGCAGGCCGCCATGCCGCGCGTGATGCCGATCTACGAACAGGCGCGGGCGCGGCGCTGA
- the uvrA gene encoding excinuclease ABC subunit UvrA: MTDLSKPPVPFDADAGTPLAAALRAQRLSVRGARTHNLKNIDLDIPKHQLVVVTGLSGSGKSSLAFDTLYAEGQRRYVESLSAYARQFLQLMDKPDVDLIEGLSPAIAIEQKATSHNPRSTVGTVTEIHDYLRLLFARAGTPYCPDHDLPLTVQTVSQMVDAVLALPEDTKVMILAPVARDRKGEFSELFEQMQAQGYVRFRVGGQVLAVEDLPQLKKAEKHDIDVVVDRLKVRASTDGPRGASPRPPEGVKGALGSGPASALKSRLADSLEAALRLTDGRAIVLEMDTGREHLFNSKFACPACGYSIAELEPRLFSFNAPAGACPTCDGLGTTEVFDAERVVAFPSLSLASGAIKGWDRRNGYYFSLIESLARHYGFDVDTPFEDLPEAVRQVVLHGSGVEDIAFSYTMESGNFAGKKVKKKHPFEGILPNMARRYRETDSPIVREELARYRGTQPCPDCGGTRLRRESRHVYVGDGEQRRAIYQISHVTLGEAKQYFDALQLHGAKAEIADKVVREIGNRLKFLNDVGLNYLSLDRSAETLSGGEAQRIRLASQIGSGLTGVMYVLDEPSIGLHQRDNDRLIGTLQHLRDLGNSVLVVEHDEDMMRAADHIIDMGPGAGVHGGRVMAQGNFAQVAAAPASVTGQFLRGERRIDVPARRAPSYAIDSASRASSQRERPKTSKNEAPEGALRIVGAHGHNLRDVTVDIPVGLFTCVTGVSGSGKSTLVNDTLYAAAAQAIHRAHAEPAPHEAIVGLDQFDKVIAVDQSPIGRTPRSNPATYTGLFTPIRELMAETATARERGYGPGRFSFNVPQSSGGGRCEACQGEGVVKVEMHFLPDVYVPCDVCHGQRYNRETLEVQWKGRHIAQILDMTVEEAHAFFRDQPNLARRLQTLLDVGLSYIQLGQSATTLSGGEAQRVKLAHELSRRDTGRTLYILDEPTTGLHFADIELLLKVLHQLRDAGNTIVVIEHNLDVIKTADWLIDMGPEGGDGGGTVVAQGTPEDVAASPKSHTGRYLQRALEAARG; the protein is encoded by the coding sequence ATGACCGATCTTTCCAAGCCTCCCGTGCCTTTCGATGCCGACGCCGGCACCCCGCTGGCCGCTGCGCTGCGCGCGCAGCGCCTGTCGGTGCGTGGCGCCCGCACGCACAACCTGAAGAACATCGACCTCGACATCCCCAAGCACCAGCTGGTGGTGGTGACGGGGCTGTCGGGGTCGGGCAAGTCGTCGCTGGCGTTCGACACGCTGTATGCCGAGGGGCAGCGGCGCTACGTCGAAAGCCTGTCGGCCTATGCGCGGCAGTTTCTGCAGTTGATGGACAAGCCCGACGTGGACCTGATCGAAGGCCTGTCGCCCGCCATCGCCATCGAGCAGAAGGCGACCAGCCACAACCCGCGCTCCACCGTGGGCACGGTGACCGAGATCCACGACTACCTGCGCCTGCTGTTCGCGCGCGCCGGCACGCCGTATTGCCCCGACCACGACCTGCCGCTGACGGTGCAGACCGTGAGCCAGATGGTCGACGCGGTGCTGGCGCTGCCGGAGGACACCAAAGTGATGATCCTGGCCCCGGTGGCGCGCGACCGCAAGGGCGAATTCAGCGAGCTGTTCGAGCAGATGCAGGCGCAGGGCTACGTGCGTTTTCGCGTCGGCGGCCAGGTGCTGGCGGTGGAAGATCTGCCGCAGTTGAAGAAGGCCGAAAAGCACGACATCGACGTCGTCGTCGACCGCCTGAAGGTGCGGGCCAGCACCGACGGCCCCCGAGGGGCTTCGCCCCGTCCCCCCGAGGGGGTGAAAGGCGCTCTTGGGAGCGGACCGGCGAGCGCCTTGAAGTCGCGCCTGGCCGACAGCCTGGAAGCCGCGCTGCGCCTGACCGACGGGCGCGCCATCGTGCTGGAAATGGACACCGGGCGCGAACACCTGTTCAACAGCAAGTTTGCCTGCCCGGCGTGCGGCTATTCGATTGCCGAACTGGAGCCGCGCCTGTTCTCGTTCAACGCGCCGGCCGGCGCCTGCCCGACTTGCGACGGGCTGGGCACCACCGAGGTGTTCGACGCCGAGCGCGTGGTGGCCTTCCCCAGCCTGAGCCTGGCCAGCGGCGCCATCAAGGGCTGGGACCGGCGCAATGGCTATTACTTCTCGCTGATCGAGTCGCTGGCGCGGCACTACGGCTTCGACGTCGACACGCCGTTCGAAGACTTGCCCGAAGCCGTGCGCCAGGTGGTGCTGCACGGTTCGGGCGTCGAGGACATTGCCTTCAGCTACACCATGGAGAGCGGCAACTTCGCGGGCAAGAAGGTCAAGAAGAAGCACCCGTTCGAAGGCATCCTGCCCAACATGGCGCGGCGTTACCGCGAGACCGATTCGCCCATCGTGCGCGAAGAGCTGGCACGCTACCGCGGCACGCAGCCCTGCCCCGACTGCGGCGGCACGCGCCTGCGCCGCGAGTCGCGCCACGTGTACGTGGGCGACGGCGAGCAGCGCCGCGCCATCTACCAGATCAGCCACGTGACGCTGGGCGAGGCCAAGCAGTATTTCGACGCCCTGCAACTGCACGGCGCCAAGGCCGAGATCGCCGACAAGGTGGTGCGCGAGATCGGCAACCGGCTGAAATTCCTCAACGACGTGGGGCTGAACTACCTGAGCCTGGACCGCAGCGCCGAGACGCTGTCGGGCGGCGAGGCGCAGCGCATCCGCCTGGCCAGCCAGATCGGCAGCGGCCTGACGGGCGTGATGTACGTGCTGGACGAGCCCAGCATCGGCCTGCACCAGCGCGACAACGACCGCCTGATCGGCACGCTGCAGCACCTGCGCGACCTGGGCAACAGCGTGCTGGTGGTCGAGCACGACGAGGACATGATGCGCGCGGCCGACCACATCATCGACATGGGCCCCGGCGCCGGCGTGCACGGCGGGCGGGTGATGGCGCAGGGCAACTTTGCGCAGGTGGCGGCCGCGCCCGCGTCGGTGACGGGCCAGTTCCTGCGTGGCGAGCGGCGCATCGACGTGCCGGCGCGGCGCGCACCCAGCTATGCCATTGATAGCGCATCACGCGCTTCCAGCCAGCGCGAGCGGCCCAAAACATCGAAGAACGAGGCGCCCGAGGGCGCGCTGCGCATCGTCGGCGCGCACGGGCACAACCTGCGCGACGTGACGGTGGACATTCCGGTCGGCCTGTTCACCTGCGTGACGGGCGTGTCGGGTTCGGGCAAGAGCACGCTGGTCAACGACACCTTGTACGCGGCGGCGGCGCAGGCCATTCACCGCGCCCACGCCGAGCCGGCGCCGCACGAGGCCATCGTGGGGCTGGACCAGTTCGACAAGGTGATCGCCGTCGACCAGTCGCCCATCGGCCGCACGCCGCGCAGCAACCCGGCCACCTACACCGGCCTGTTCACGCCCATCCGCGAGCTGATGGCCGAGACGGCGACGGCGCGCGAGCGCGGCTACGGCCCGGGCCGGTTCAGCTTCAACGTGCCGCAGTCCAGCGGCGGCGGGCGCTGCGAAGCCTGCCAGGGCGAAGGCGTGGTGAAGGTCGAGATGCACTTTCTGCCCGACGTGTACGTGCCGTGCGACGTCTGCCACGGCCAGCGCTACAACCGCGAAACGCTGGAAGTGCAGTGGAAGGGCCGCCACATCGCGCAGATCCTGGACATGACGGTGGAAGAGGCGCACGCCTTCTTCCGCGATCAGCCCAACCTTGCGCGCCGCCTGCAGACGCTGCTGGACGTGGGCCTGAGCTACATCCAGCTCGGCCAGAGCGCGACCACGCTGTCGGGCGGCGAAGCGCAGCGCGTCAAGCTGGCGCACGAGCTGTCGCGCCGCGACACCGGGCGCACGCTCTACATCCTGGACGAGCCTACCACCGGGCTGCACTTTGCCGACATCGAACTGCTGCTGAAGGTGCTGCACCAGTTGCGCGACGCGGGCAACACCATCGTCGTCATCGAGCACAACCTGGACGTCATTAAGACCGCCGACTGGCTGATCGACATGGGGCCGGAGGGCGGCGATGGCGGCGGCACCGTGGTGGCGCAAGGCACGCCGGAAGACGTGGCCGCGTCGCCCAAAAGCCACACCGGGCGCTACCTGCAGCGCGCGCTGGAAGCGGCCCGCGGCTGA
- a CDS encoding ecotin family protein: protein MRPSNLPAAPLHRPGLSKAARWRLGVAAAVAWALTHAATAQDLPRQGGSLRPALTLQDALRTVPEHMAGYRRHVFYLPERADENQLQVELFGGMVVEWDNCNAPVLQGEVEQHSLRGVGHTYWVFKSDGRIIRTAMGCWPIPDHGQTFAAIASPRLDYNSRLPVVAFVPEAMTLRYRVLTLGPLQTVPER, encoded by the coding sequence ATGCGACCCTCGAACCTGCCCGCTGCACCACTGCACAGACCTGGCCTGAGCAAGGCCGCGCGCTGGCGCCTTGGCGTGGCGGCTGCGGTCGCCTGGGCGCTCACCCACGCCGCCACGGCGCAGGATTTGCCACGCCAGGGTGGGAGCCTTCGACCCGCGCTGACGTTGCAAGACGCGCTGCGCACGGTGCCCGAGCACATGGCCGGCTATCGTCGGCACGTTTTTTATCTGCCTGAGCGCGCCGATGAGAACCAGCTGCAGGTCGAGCTGTTCGGCGGCATGGTGGTCGAATGGGACAACTGCAACGCGCCGGTGCTGCAAGGTGAAGTCGAACAGCACAGCCTGCGCGGCGTCGGCCATACCTATTGGGTGTTCAAGAGCGACGGCCGGATCATCCGGACCGCCATGGGCTGCTGGCCAATCCCCGATCACGGACAGACGTTTGCGGCCATTGCTTCGCCGCGGCTGGATTACAACAGCCGCCTGCCAGTGGTCGCCTTCGTGCCGGAAGCCATGACGCTGCGCTACCGCGTCCTGACGCTCGGGCCGCTGCAGACCGTGCCTGAACGCTGA
- a CDS encoding dicarboxylate/amino acid:cation symporter — MLTAEEIESHTHAPRHTPWYKILYVQVIIAIVLGILLGMFWPSLGEQMKPLGDAFIKLVKMIIAPVIFLTVVTGIAGMSNMRAVGRVAGKAMIYFLTFSTLALVVGMIVANTLQPGAGMHIDPKSLDASKVSTYVSKAHDSTLTGFLLNVIPETLVSPLVGGDILQVLFVAILFGIALAAVGDRGRPVFDFLSTLAVPVFKLVAILMKFAPIGAFGAMAFTIGKYGIKSIGNLAMLVGTFYITSLLFVLVVLGLVAYFNGFSILRLIRYIKDELLLVLGTSSSESALPNLMHKMEAAGCGKPVVGLVIPMGYSFNLDGTNIYMTLAALFIAQALDINLSLQQQILLLLVAMLSSKGAAGVTGAGFITLAATLAVVPEVPVAGMTLILGIDRFMSECRALTNFIGNAVATVVVSRWDGQLDNVRLHAVLGNPSMVHEPTLVGMTADD, encoded by the coding sequence ATGCTGACCGCCGAAGAAATCGAATCGCATACACACGCGCCGCGCCATACGCCCTGGTACAAGATCCTGTACGTCCAGGTCATCATCGCCATCGTGCTGGGCATCCTGCTGGGCATGTTCTGGCCCAGCCTGGGCGAGCAGATGAAGCCGCTGGGCGACGCCTTCATCAAGCTGGTGAAGATGATCATCGCGCCGGTGATCTTCCTGACCGTGGTCACCGGCATCGCCGGCATGAGCAACATGCGCGCCGTCGGCCGCGTGGCCGGCAAGGCGATGATCTACTTCCTGACCTTCTCCACGCTGGCGCTGGTGGTGGGCATGATCGTGGCCAACACGCTGCAGCCGGGCGCCGGCATGCACATCGACCCGAAGTCGCTGGACGCGTCGAAGGTCAGCACCTACGTCAGCAAGGCGCACGACTCGACGCTGACGGGCTTTCTGCTGAACGTGATCCCCGAGACGCTGGTCAGCCCGCTGGTGGGGGGCGACATCCTGCAGGTGCTGTTCGTGGCCATCCTGTTTGGCATTGCGCTGGCGGCGGTGGGCGACCGCGGGCGGCCGGTGTTCGACTTTCTGAGCACGCTGGCGGTGCCGGTGTTCAAACTGGTGGCGATCTTGATGAAGTTCGCCCCGATCGGCGCGTTTGGTGCCATGGCCTTCACCATCGGCAAGTACGGCATCAAGTCGATCGGCAACCTGGCCATGCTGGTGGGCACGTTCTACATCACGTCGCTGCTGTTCGTGCTGGTGGTGCTGGGGCTGGTGGCGTACTTCAACGGCTTTTCCATCCTCAGGCTGATCCGCTACATCAAGGACGAACTGCTGCTGGTGCTGGGCACCAGCAGCAGCGAATCGGCGCTGCCCAACCTGATGCACAAGATGGAGGCGGCCGGCTGCGGCAAGCCGGTGGTGGGGCTGGTGATTCCGATGGGCTACTCGTTCAACCTGGACGGCACCAACATCTACATGACGCTGGCGGCGCTGTTCATCGCGCAGGCGCTGGACATCAACCTGTCGCTGCAGCAGCAGATCCTGCTGCTGCTGGTGGCCATGCTCAGCTCCAAGGGCGCGGCGGGTGTGACCGGCGCCGGCTTCATCACGCTGGCGGCCACGCTGGCGGTGGTGCCCGAGGTGCCGGTGGCCGGCATGACGCTGATCCTGGGCATCGACCGCTTCATGAGCGAATGCCGCGCGCTGACCAACTTCATCGGCAACGCGGTCGCCACCGTGGTGGTGTCGCGCTGGGACGGCCAGCTGGACAACGTGCGCCTGCACGCCGTGCTGGGCAACCCGTCGATGGTGCACGAGCCGACGCTGGTCGGCATGACGGCCGACGACTGA
- a CDS encoding c-type cytochrome translates to MTLRPLYAALMMLAAGPALAQLSIPPNLRSGEQVYRQVCVACHETGVAHAPKFKDAQAWAPLIKEGQAVLTGHAWVGVRAMPAQGGDPKLTLVEFSRAVAYMASQAGGDWKDPDVAMMRRIIGEAEKRIDHSIAESRKMKQHLQQLTRGKAPR, encoded by the coding sequence ATGACCCTTCGTCCGCTCTACGCCGCCCTGATGATGCTGGCCGCCGGCCCGGCGCTGGCCCAGCTCAGCATTCCGCCCAACCTGCGCAGCGGCGAGCAGGTGTACCGCCAGGTCTGCGTGGCCTGCCACGAAACGGGGGTGGCGCATGCGCCCAAGTTCAAGGACGCCCAGGCCTGGGCGCCGCTGATCAAGGAAGGCCAGGCGGTGCTGACCGGCCACGCCTGGGTGGGCGTGCGCGCCATGCCGGCGCAAGGCGGCGACCCGAAGCTGACGCTGGTGGAGTTTTCGCGCGCCGTGGCCTACATGGCCAGCCAGGCGGGCGGCGACTGGAAGGACCCCGACGTCGCGATGATGCGCCGCATCATCGGCGAAGCCGAAAAGCGCATCGACCATTCCATCGCCGAATCGCGCAAGATGAAGCAGCACCTGCAGCAGCTGACGCGCGGCAAGGCGCCGCGCTGA
- a CDS encoding MFS transporter: MTPDERRASLSLAGIFALRMLGLFLVLPVFALEAARLPGGHDPALVGLAMGIYGLTQAVMQVPLGLASDRVGRKKIIVIGLVVFALGSMVAALAGSVQMLVVGRAIQGAGAVSAAVTALLADLTRDEVRTKGMALVGISIAAMFALSLVAAPPLAGAIGLTGLFWITAALALAGIAVVLWWTPAEPASQADAPRGRLADVWLHPNLWRLDLGVFVLHTVQMAMWVVVPGLLVQAGLQKSQHWHVYLPAVLASFFMLGGLFAAERRGQLRAVLRIGIALLFVVQLALLLLAPRAPGLWTLGALMFFFFIAFNLLEATQPSLISRLAPAHARGAALGVYNTLQSLGLFAGGALGGWLVKAGGPQAVLVATSALALLWLLAGWAQVVPAARPSAARASSP, from the coding sequence ATGACGCCCGACGAGCGCCGCGCCAGCCTGTCGCTGGCGGGCATCTTCGCGCTGCGCATGCTGGGCTTGTTCCTGGTGCTGCCGGTGTTCGCGCTGGAGGCCGCGCGCCTGCCCGGCGGCCACGACCCGGCGCTGGTCGGGCTGGCGATGGGCATCTACGGGCTGACGCAGGCGGTGATGCAGGTGCCGCTGGGGTTGGCTTCTGACCGCGTGGGGCGCAAGAAGATCATCGTGATCGGCCTCGTCGTGTTTGCGCTGGGTAGCATGGTGGCGGCGCTGGCGGGCAGCGTGCAGATGCTGGTTGTCGGCCGCGCAATCCAGGGCGCGGGCGCGGTGTCTGCCGCCGTCACGGCGCTGCTGGCCGACCTGACGCGCGACGAGGTGCGAACCAAGGGCATGGCGCTGGTGGGCATCAGCATCGCGGCGATGTTCGCGCTGTCGCTGGTGGCGGCGCCGCCGCTGGCGGGGGCGATTGGCCTGACCGGCCTGTTCTGGATCACCGCCGCGCTGGCGCTGGCCGGTATCGCCGTGGTGCTGTGGTGGACGCCGGCTGAGCCTGCTAGCCAAGCCGACGCGCCGCGCGGCCGGCTGGCCGACGTGTGGCTGCACCCCAACCTGTGGCGGCTGGACCTGGGCGTGTTCGTGCTGCACACGGTGCAGATGGCGATGTGGGTGGTGGTGCCGGGGCTGCTGGTGCAGGCGGGGCTACAAAAATCGCAGCACTGGCACGTGTATCTGCCAGCGGTGCTGGCCTCTTTCTTCATGCTGGGCGGCCTGTTCGCGGCCGAGCGGCGCGGGCAGTTGCGCGCGGTGCTGCGCATCGGCATCGCGCTGTTGTTCGTGGTGCAGCTGGCCCTGCTGCTGCTGGCGCCGCGCGCGCCGGGGCTGTGGACGCTGGGCGCGCTGATGTTCTTCTTTTTCATCGCCTTCAATTTGCTGGAAGCCACGCAGCCCAGCCTGATCTCGCGCCTGGCGCCCGCCCACGCGCGCGGCGCCGCGCTGGGCGTCTACAACACGCTGCAGTCGCTGGGCCTGTTTGCCGGCGGCGCGCTGGGCGGCTGGCTGGTCAAGGCCGGGGGTCCGCAGGCGGTGCTGGTGGCGACATCGGCGCTGGCGCTGCTGTGGCTGCTGGCGGGCTGGGCGCAGGTGGTGCCGGCGGCTCGGCCATCTGCTGCTCGGGCGTCTTCGCCTTAG